In Citrus sinensis cultivar Valencia sweet orange chromosome 2, DVS_A1.0, whole genome shotgun sequence, a single genomic region encodes these proteins:
- the LOC127900274 gene encoding subtilisin-like protease, with the protein MASILISLIYIISLSPAIAGISNVESDIDELQTYMVYVQKPKHGNFSKEIDLESWYHSFLPATISSNSTDDDRQSRMVHCYRHVISGFAARLTAEEVKAMETKNGFISAHIENTLRLHTTHTPNFLGLHQNSGFWKDSNLGKGVIIGVLDSGITPTHPSFSDKDMPPPPAKWRGKCEFAGGAGCNNKIIGARNFYNLSLPPIDDGGHGTHTSSTAAGTFVNGANRLGEANGTAVGMAPLAHLAMYKACDDYADKCPESSVSAALDAAIEDGVDVLSLSIGLGPDQHKEFHANAIAIATFKAVKKGIFISISAGNWGPKPFSVVNDAPWMLTVGASTTDRSIVTSVQLGNQETYDGESLLQGTGIPSEQLPLVYPVTKNASATTNCPPETLKSIDVKGKVVLCQLSADPQDVLDAGGAAMILMNNELIGDSIVAGSTVLPHARVSYTVGESIKAYINSTSSPTAALVVKGTVIGENSAPAIVAFSSRGPSTVSPGILKPDVVGPGVNIIAAWRTAVEPITNTEYIFDIISGTSMSCPHLSGIAALLKSAHPDWSPAAIKSAIMTTADTINLEGKPILDRNHLPADLFAVGAGHVNPSKANDPGLIYDIQPNDYIPYLCGLNYTDQQVQGIVGGDVQCSKVQSIAEAELNYPSFSIRLGSARQTYNRTVTNVGPANSSYTSQIVAPEGVEITIQPSKISFTGKNQKVTYSVTFTRTKNIGASSAQANLSWIFGQYIVKSPIAISFI; encoded by the coding sequence ATGGCTTCCATTCTAATTAGTCTCATTTATATTATCAGTCTCTCCCCAGCAATTGCCGGGATCAGCAATGTCGAAAGTGATATAGATGAATTACAAACGTACATGGTTTACGTGCAAAAGCCAAAGCATGGTAATTTTTCGAAGGAAATAGATTTAGAAAGCTGGTACCATTCGTTCTTGCCGGCTACCATCTCATCAAACTCCACCGATGATGATCGTCAATCACGAATGGTGCATTGCTATAGGCATGTGATTTCGGGTTTTGCCGCGAGGCTCACAGCAGAGGAAGTGAAGGCCATGGAAACAAAGAATGGGTTCATATCAGCCCATATTGAAAATACATTGCGGCTGCATACAACCCACACTCCCAACTTCTTGGGTTTGCATCAGAATTCAGGATTTTGGAAGGATTCAAATCTCGGAAAAGGGGTAATTATTGGAGTTTTAGACTCGGGAATAACGCCTACTCATCCTTCATTTAGCGATAAAGACATGCCTCCACCACCAGCAAAGTGGAGAGGGAAATGTGAATTTGCAGGAGGGGCGGGTTGTAACAATAAGATAATTGGggcaagaaatttttataaccTAAGTTTGCCACCTATTGATGACGGAGGGCATGGAACCCATACGTCAAGCACGGCCGCTGGGACTTTCGTAAATGGTGCAAATAGACTTGGTGAGGCAAACGGCACCGCAGTAGGCATGGCGCCTTTAGCTCACTTGGCAATGTACAAAGCTTGTGATGACTACGCTGATAAATGTCCTGAGAGTTCAGTTAGTGCAGCACTTGACGCTGCTATTGAAGACGGTGTTGATGTGCTTTCTCTTTCGATTGGTCTTGGTCCAGATCAACATAAAGAATTCCATGCTAACGCAATTGCGATCGCAACTTTCAAAGCTGTTAAAAAAGGCATTTTCATAAGTATTTCGGCAGGAAATTGGGGCCCAAAACCTTTTTCTGTAGTTAATGACGCCCCGTGGATGCTTACTGTGGGAGCAAGCACTACTGACAGAAGCATAGTTACATCGGTACAGCTCGGAAACCAAGAAACCTATGACGGTGAATCACTTTTGCAAGGGACAGGTATCCCTTCTGAGCAATTGCCTCTTGTTTATCCTGTCACGAAGAATGCTTCGGCAACAACAAATTGCCCACCAGAAACTCTGAAAAGTATTGATGTCAAAGGCAAAGTAGTATTATGTCAATTAAGTGCCGATCCTCAGGATGTCTTGGATGCTGGTGGCGCTGCCATGATTCTAATGAATAACGAACTTATTGGTGACAGTATTGTAGCTGGAAGCACTGTACTTCCACACGCGCGTGTGAGTTATACAGTGGGGGAGAGCATAAAAGCCTACATAAATTCAACATCGTCACCGACTGCTGCATTGGTGGTGAAAGGAACTGTGATTGGCGAAAACTCTGCTCCTGCGATTGTCGCTTTTTCCTCAAGAGGACCCAGCACAGTAAGCCCTGGAATCTTGAAGCCTGACGTTGTTGGACCTGGAGTAAACATTATAGCTGCTTGGCGAACAGCTGTTGAACCCATAACAAATACAGAATACATATTTGACATAATTTCAGGCACATCAATGTCCTGCCCGCATCTTAGTGGTATTGCAGCTTTGCTCAAAAGTGCTCATCCTGATTGGTCACCCGCCGCTATCAAATCTGCCATCATGACTACTGCTGATACGATAAACCTTGAAGGCAAGCCAATTCTTGATCGCAATCATCTTCCAGCTGATCTGTTTGCAGTTGGTGCAGGCCACGTTAACCCCTCAAAAGCAAATGATCCTGGACTTATTTATGACATCCAGCCCAATGATTACATTCCTTATTTATGTGGTTTAAATTACACGGACCAACAGGTACAAGGCATTGTGGGTGGTGATGTGCAATGCTCAAAAGTGCAAAGCATAGCTGAAGCAGAGCTAAATTATCCTTCATTTTCTATCAGATTGGGGTCTGCTCGTCAGACATATAATAGAACAGTAACAAACGTTGGACCCGCTAATTCATCGTACACCAGTCAGATTGTTGCCCCTGAAGGAGTAGAGATTACCATACAACCGAGTAAGATATCTTTTACGGGGAAAAACCAAAAGGTGACCTATTCTGTGACATTCACGAGAACAAAGAATATTGGTGCATCTTCAGCCCAAGCAAATTTGAGCTGGATTTTTGGTCAGTATATTGTGAAGAGTCCTATCGCTATCAGCTTCATATGA